One part of the Paraglaciecola sp. L3A3 genome encodes these proteins:
- the lpxH gene encoding UDP-2,3-diacylglucosamine diphosphatase, whose amino-acid sequence MTPFTYFISDLHLSAERDDINQCLFTFMREQAPQAEALYVLGDLFEMWIGDDDLNEFTLSIANAFNRLKNQGVPIYFIHGNRDFLVRDKFAKLAGMTLLPEQVVVDLYGEPTLLMHGDELCTKDVAYQKFRKKARGWWWPKLMLSLPLNTRRKLAKKGRETSQKNHKNLTSEIMDVTPEDVVLSMQQHQVKRLIHGHTHRPAIHDLVIDGQTAQRIVLGDWYDQGSILKVSSAGVNLTTLAF is encoded by the coding sequence ATGACTCCATTTACTTATTTCATTTCTGACTTACATTTATCTGCCGAAAGAGACGACATTAATCAATGTTTGTTTACCTTTATGCGTGAGCAAGCGCCGCAAGCAGAAGCTTTATATGTATTAGGTGATTTATTTGAAATGTGGATAGGTGATGATGATTTAAATGAATTTACCTTATCTATTGCCAACGCATTTAACAGGCTTAAAAATCAAGGTGTTCCGATATATTTTATTCATGGTAATCGAGACTTTTTAGTGCGAGATAAATTTGCCAAATTAGCCGGCATGACACTATTGCCAGAACAAGTCGTAGTGGATTTATATGGGGAACCTACCTTACTGATGCATGGCGATGAACTCTGCACCAAAGATGTGGCATATCAAAAATTTCGTAAAAAAGCCCGCGGCTGGTGGTGGCCTAAATTAATGCTAAGCCTGCCATTAAACACCAGACGAAAATTAGCTAAAAAAGGGCGAGAAACCAGTCAAAAAAATCACAAAAATCTTACCTCAGAAATCATGGATGTTACCCCTGAAGATGTTGTATTGAGCATGCAACAACATCAAGTCAAAAGATTGATCCACGGCCACACGCACAGACCTGCGATTCATGATTTAGTTATAGACGGCCAAACCGCGCAGCGGATAGTACTGGGCGACTGGTATGATCAAGGCAGTATTTTAAAGGTGTCTAGTGCTGGTGTGAATTTAACTACATTAGCGTTTTAA